In bacterium, one genomic interval encodes:
- a CDS encoding YicC family protein translates to MLRSMTGYGTAESVVAGRKLIVEIKTVNHRYFNFTAKLPQNLSILEMNVQTLAKAHLSRGQVSVFASWDRRGSGGALPSINIETAKALFEDLKKVRKELSIGGDIEIAHLLSIPALYTQAEPSADPEELWEGAKPVFEKALLDLDALRRREGDDLLRDLKGKLAVMTELMGKIEGRRSSIVAEQKLRLEKRIGELVPEVIFDATVAERLAVEIALFADRVDVNEELVRLRSHIEKFLEMLSLEGAVGRKIDFLIQEMNREVNTIGSKTPDADSSAIVVEMKSELERIREQVQNIE, encoded by the coding sequence ATGTTGCGGTCAATGACCGGTTACGGGACGGCGGAATCCGTCGTCGCGGGAAGAAAGCTGATCGTCGAGATAAAGACGGTCAACCACCGCTATTTCAATTTCACGGCGAAGCTCCCGCAGAACCTCTCCATCCTTGAAATGAACGTGCAGACCCTCGCCAAGGCCCACCTTTCGCGCGGGCAGGTGAGCGTCTTCGCCTCCTGGGACAGGCGCGGCAGCGGCGGCGCGCTCCCCTCCATCAATATCGAAACCGCAAAGGCCCTCTTCGAGGACCTGAAGAAGGTCCGCAAGGAGCTTTCCATCGGCGGCGACATAGAGATAGCCCATCTCCTCTCCATTCCCGCGCTCTACACGCAGGCGGAGCCTTCCGCCGACCCGGAAGAGCTTTGGGAGGGTGCGAAGCCGGTTTTCGAGAAGGCGCTTCTTGACCTGGACGCCCTCCGGAGGCGCGAGGGAGACGACCTTCTGCGCGACCTCAAGGGGAAGCTCGCGGTAATGACGGAGCTTATGGGGAAAATCGAGGGGCGAAGGTCTTCCATCGTCGCGGAGCAGAAGCTCCGGCTGGAAAAGAGGATAGGGGAGCTTGTCCCCGAGGTGATCTTCGACGCCACGGTCGCCGAGCGCCTCGCCGTGGAGATAGCCCTCTTCGCCGACAGGGTGGACGTGAACGAGGAGCTGGTGAGGCTTCGGAGCCACATCGAAAAGTTCCTCGAAATGCTCTCGCTGGAGGGCGCGGTCGGCAGGAAGATAGATTTCCTCATTCAGGAGATGAACCGCGAGGTCAACACCATCGGCTCCAAGACTCCCGACGCCGATTCCTCCGCGATAGTGGTCGAAATGAAATCCGAGCTGGAAAGAATCCGCGAGCAGGTCCAGAACATAGAATGA
- a CDS encoding DUF4416 family protein, with translation MSVPQPPAPCLLVFGVLLSGGLGEDPVAAKVAESFGEIGEVKEFAPFGHTGYYEREMGEGIRRGFFVMKELVDPGTLADVKLRSNALETELSGGTRRRANLDPGLLNLTQFVLATGKPAGHRIYLGKGIWAEIEYLFQFGEFKFLDWTYPDYREPGIVEFFNTLRAGYKIRQREKR, from the coding sequence TTGAGCGTTCCACAGCCCCCAGCCCCCTGCCTGCTCGTCTTCGGAGTCCTCCTGTCGGGCGGGCTCGGCGAAGATCCCGTGGCCGCGAAGGTTGCGGAGAGCTTTGGAGAGATCGGAGAAGTTAAGGAATTCGCCCCTTTCGGCCACACCGGCTACTACGAGCGCGAGATGGGAGAGGGGATACGCAGGGGGTTCTTCGTTATGAAGGAACTCGTCGACCCCGGAACCCTCGCCGACGTTAAACTTCGTTCCAACGCGCTGGAAACCGAACTTTCCGGAGGGACCCGAAGACGCGCCAACCTCGATCCGGGGCTACTCAACCTCACCCAGTTCGTTTTGGCGACGGGAAAGCCCGCCGGACACCGCATCTACCTCGGCAAAGGCATCTGGGCGGAGATAGAGTATCTTTTCCAGTTCGGGGAGTTCAAATTCCTGGACTGGACCTACCCGGATTACCGCGAACCCGGGATCGTGGAGTTTTTCAACACCCTTCGGGCCGGGTATAAAATCCGGCAGAGAGAGAAAAGATAA
- the rfaE1 gene encoding D-glycero-beta-D-manno-heptose-7-phosphate kinase → MVDIKKRLIKNLPHLLAKMSGSKVVVIGDLILDRFLYGTVDRISPEAPVPVVDVREEKNLLGGAANVVRNIRSLGGNACPVGVVGFDVAADEIELLLKGSGIEPAGLVVDRLRPTAVKTRVIAQHQQVVRFDREEKKPLSPEVSRKVRESALSALSGASAIIVSDYGKGVVHAELMTEVIALAKQKSIPVCVDPKPVNISLYRGASVITPNARETEAMSGIGTATDEEATAAGKALMEKLGTESILVTRGERGMTLVRREGPPTHIPTMARDVFDVTGAGDTAISVFTLAWAAGADIADAAYLANLASGIVVGKLGTAVVTPEELKEALSACV, encoded by the coding sequence ATGGTGGACATAAAAAAGCGGCTGATAAAAAACCTCCCGCACCTGCTGGCTAAAATGAGCGGCAGCAAGGTGGTGGTGATAGGCGATCTGATACTCGACAGGTTCCTGTACGGCACCGTGGATCGCATCTCGCCTGAGGCTCCCGTGCCGGTGGTGGACGTGCGCGAGGAAAAGAACCTCCTCGGCGGAGCGGCCAACGTCGTGAGGAACATCCGCTCGCTGGGCGGCAACGCCTGCCCCGTCGGCGTGGTGGGCTTCGACGTCGCGGCCGACGAGATAGAGCTACTGCTCAAGGGGTCGGGAATCGAGCCCGCCGGCCTCGTCGTGGACCGGCTTAGGCCCACGGCGGTAAAGACCCGCGTCATAGCCCAGCACCAGCAGGTCGTCCGCTTCGACCGCGAGGAAAAAAAGCCGCTTTCGCCCGAAGTCTCCCGCAAGGTGAGGGAGAGCGCCCTCTCGGCCCTTTCCGGGGCCTCGGCGATAATAGTCTCCGACTACGGCAAGGGGGTGGTCCACGCCGAGCTGATGACCGAGGTTATAGCGCTGGCGAAACAGAAGTCGATACCGGTCTGCGTCGATCCGAAGCCGGTAAATATCTCGCTCTACCGGGGCGCAAGCGTGATAACGCCCAACGCGCGCGAGACCGAGGCGATGAGCGGCATCGGGACCGCCACCGACGAAGAGGCCACGGCGGCGGGGAAGGCTCTCATGGAAAAACTCGGGACCGAGTCGATACTGGTCACAAGGGGCGAGAGGGGCATGACCCTGGTGCGAAGGGAAGGGCCGCCCACCCATATACCGACAATGGCCAGGGACGTCTTTGACGTCACCGGCGCGGGAGATACGGCGATCTCGGTCTTCACCCTGGCCTGGGCTGCCGGGGCCGACATCGCCGATGCGGCTTACCTCGCCAATCTCGCCAGCGGCATCGTCGTCGGCAAGCTCGGAACCGCCGTAGTAACGCCGGAGGAGCTTAAAGAAGCCCTTTCCGCCTGTGTCTAG
- a CDS encoding glycosyltransferase family 1 protein — protein MKLLHVTQIHWYNAEVQYAYDLAEAQAKRGCEIHVLTRANSLSARVAAERGFRVIGEDGFNAKGLGFWKALPASGRFKELLKREKYDAVIVHRSEGLPFIAYAAKSLGVPVIRVRGDMRPVRSDPLNRFVYRKLLSGVVASNASIEKDLRDRLGALPRLVTIHGGVDAREFSDEGSKAAIRSELSFPEDTFLVGLLGRLGDVKGHVHFLEGARLALLEKENLGFVLLVKNLAENDVMKAVRKKISSDPSLERAVRITGRRPDLPAVLRSFDLGVVASTGSEANCRVGLEWMACGVPLLATRIGVLPDLVEEGVNGLLVPPADPPAMAKGILDMVKAPERRSRMGREARRIVAERFTVERLALEHEKLLKDILSAGR, from the coding sequence GTGAAGCTTCTTCACGTCACCCAGATCCATTGGTACAACGCCGAGGTCCAGTACGCCTACGACCTCGCCGAAGCGCAGGCCAAGCGGGGATGCGAGATACACGTCCTCACGCGGGCAAACTCCCTTTCGGCGCGGGTGGCTGCCGAGCGCGGGTTTCGGGTCATCGGGGAGGACGGCTTCAACGCCAAGGGGCTCGGCTTCTGGAAGGCTTTGCCCGCTTCGGGCCGGTTCAAAGAGCTTCTGAAGCGCGAAAAATACGACGCGGTAATCGTCCACCGCTCGGAAGGACTGCCGTTCATCGCTTACGCCGCGAAATCACTTGGCGTGCCTGTTATCCGGGTTCGAGGGGACATGCGCCCGGTCCGCTCCGACCCACTCAACAGGTTCGTCTACCGTAAGCTCCTTTCGGGGGTGGTCGCCTCGAACGCTTCAATCGAAAAGGACCTCCGGGACAGGCTCGGGGCACTTCCCCGCCTCGTCACCATCCACGGCGGCGTAGACGCGAGAGAGTTCTCGGACGAGGGAAGCAAAGCCGCGATTAGAAGCGAACTTTCCTTTCCCGAAGATACCTTTCTCGTCGGGCTTCTGGGAAGGCTCGGAGATGTCAAGGGCCACGTACACTTCCTCGAAGGAGCCCGCCTCGCCCTGCTGGAGAAGGAAAACCTCGGCTTCGTCCTCCTCGTGAAGAACCTGGCCGAAAACGACGTGATGAAGGCGGTGCGAAAGAAGATTTCCTCCGACCCCTCCCTGGAAAGGGCGGTGAGGATAACCGGCAGAAGGCCGGATCTGCCCGCCGTCCTTCGCTCTTTCGACCTCGGCGTCGTGGCCTCCACCGGCAGCGAGGCCAACTGCAGGGTAGGGCTCGAGTGGATGGCGTGCGGGGTTCCCCTTTTGGCGACGAGGATCGGCGTTTTGCCGGACCTTGTGGAGGAGGGGGTCAACGGGTTGCTGGTTCCCCCCGCCGATCCTCCCGCGATGGCGAAAGGGATTCTCGATATGGTGAAAGCTCCCGAGAGAAGGTCGCGCATGGGACGGGAGGCGAGAAGGATAGTCGCCGAACGCTTTACCGTGGAGCGCCTCGCCCTCGAACACGAAAAACTCCTGAAGGATATCCTTTCTGCCGGGCGCTAA
- a CDS encoding glycosyltransferase family 9 protein, producing MTERKILLIRLSSLGDTVLATSAVEALAAAFPGVKADILTKPGFTEVFAGNPAVGETIAWPENISAAGTAKLLAGKNYDFVVDLHANLRTRLLRLFLRGPRWSVYRKGAVRRRIALLLGTAKNLRESHVVDKYIAALAPLGVPAKRKLPRLYPGEDAPDAAAVTLCMLGWDGSSRIMALAPGARWPTKAWPEEKWTSLAKKASEGGFFILIVGGGEDEEPGKRILAASGAKGLVAAGKTAVLGTSALLGLSCVLVTNDSSPLHIATASGTPVVALFGPTVRNFGFFPLGERDEVVETSLECRPCSLHGARDCPRSHFRCMREITPEAVYEAALRAAKPEGEK from the coding sequence GTGACGGAGCGGAAGATTCTCCTTATCCGCCTCTCGTCGCTCGGCGACACCGTTCTCGCCACCTCGGCGGTGGAGGCGCTTGCGGCCGCATTTCCGGGCGTGAAGGCGGATATTCTCACCAAGCCCGGCTTTACCGAGGTCTTCGCCGGAAACCCCGCCGTGGGCGAGACGATAGCGTGGCCCGAGAATATTTCCGCCGCCGGGACGGCGAAGCTGCTGGCCGGGAAGAACTACGATTTCGTCGTCGATCTCCACGCAAACCTCCGCACCCGCCTCCTTCGCCTCTTCCTGCGCGGGCCGAGGTGGAGCGTCTACCGCAAGGGGGCGGTCAGACGGAGGATAGCCCTTCTCCTCGGCACGGCGAAAAACCTCCGCGAGAGCCACGTCGTGGACAAGTACATCGCCGCGCTGGCCCCGCTGGGCGTCCCTGCAAAGAGAAAACTCCCTCGCCTCTACCCCGGCGAGGACGCGCCCGACGCGGCGGCTGTGACCCTCTGCATGCTCGGGTGGGACGGCAGTTCGAGGATAATGGCGCTCGCCCCCGGAGCCAGGTGGCCGACGAAGGCCTGGCCGGAGGAAAAGTGGACTTCGCTTGCGAAAAAGGCCTCGGAGGGCGGTTTCTTTATCCTCATAGTCGGAGGTGGGGAGGACGAGGAGCCGGGTAAACGGATACTCGCGGCTTCCGGCGCGAAGGGGCTGGTGGCGGCGGGAAAGACCGCCGTTCTCGGGACCTCGGCTCTCCTCGGCCTCAGCTGCGTCCTCGTGACGAACGATTCCTCCCCCCTTCATATCGCCACCGCCTCGGGAACCCCCGTCGTGGCCCTCTTCGGGCCGACGGTGAGAAATTTCGGCTTCTTTCCCCTCGGCGAGCGCGACGAGGTCGTGGAAACCTCGCTCGAATGCAGGCCCTGCTCCCTCCACGGCGCCAGGGACTGCCCCAGGTCGCACTTTCGCTGCATGAGGGAGATAACTCCCGAGGCGGTCTACGAGGCGGCGCTACGGGCAGCGAAGCCCGAAGGTGAGAAGTGA
- a CDS encoding glycosyltransferase family 1 protein has protein sequence MRILHVDTGKSWRGGQGQVMSLHRELTKAGVSSHLVCSESGELYRRAKGEGLSVEEMPLRGEWDIFSARRIAKLLKTGNFTHLHLHSSHAQGIGLVAARLAGFRNVIVTRRVDFVPKKHLFNRWKYGSGVARFVAISLAIKEILVNFGVSPEKIRLVHSGVDPDKTRPGSGESFRRELGLAPGELLAGNISHLADHKGLKYLIDAVPLVLANHPNTRFVIVGSGELEEELKMQAKSLGLGGKLVFTGFRKDVDAIMDGLDIFVMSSHMEGLGTIVMDALASKTPVVVTGAGGIPEIVEDEKQGFVVPAKDPKALAGGIIRLLESPELRAAFGEAGRKRVIEKFSARAMMEGNLRVYEELLK, from the coding sequence ATGAGAATTCTTCACGTCGATACGGGAAAAAGCTGGCGGGGAGGGCAGGGGCAGGTGATGAGCCTGCACAGGGAGCTTACGAAGGCTGGGGTCTCCTCCCACCTCGTCTGTTCCGAGTCCGGCGAGCTTTACAGGCGGGCGAAGGGCGAGGGGCTTTCCGTGGAAGAGATGCCCCTGCGCGGCGAGTGGGACATCTTCTCAGCCCGGCGCATAGCTAAACTCCTGAAAACCGGCAATTTCACCCACCTTCACCTCCACAGCTCCCACGCGCAGGGAATCGGCCTTGTCGCGGCGCGGCTGGCGGGGTTCAGGAACGTTATCGTGACCCGCCGGGTGGACTTCGTCCCTAAAAAGCACCTCTTCAACCGCTGGAAATACGGCTCCGGCGTCGCCCGTTTCGTGGCGATAAGCTTGGCCATAAAAGAGATACTTGTGAATTTCGGGGTAAGCCCCGAGAAGATTCGCCTTGTTCACAGCGGGGTGGACCCTGACAAGACCAGGCCCGGCTCCGGAGAGAGTTTCAGGCGCGAACTGGGGCTCGCTCCCGGCGAGCTTCTGGCGGGCAACATCTCCCATCTCGCCGATCACAAGGGGCTCAAATACCTTATCGACGCCGTTCCTCTGGTTCTGGCGAACCATCCGAATACCCGTTTCGTCATCGTGGGTTCCGGCGAGCTTGAGGAAGAGCTGAAGATGCAGGCAAAATCCCTTGGCCTCGGCGGCAAACTCGTCTTCACCGGCTTTCGCAAGGACGTGGACGCCATTATGGACGGACTCGACATCTTCGTCATGTCCTCCCACATGGAGGGGCTCGGCACCATCGTCATGGACGCCCTCGCCTCGAAGACTCCCGTCGTCGTCACCGGTGCGGGAGGCATCCCCGAGATAGTGGAGGACGAAAAGCAGGGCTTCGTGGTCCCGGCGAAAGACCCGAAGGCGCTTGCCGGTGGTATAATCCGCCTTCTGGAGAGCCCCGAGCTTCGCGCGGCTTTCGGCGAGGCGGGGCGAAAGAGGGTTATCGAGAAGTTCAGCGCAAGGGCGATGATGGAAGGAAACCTCAGGGTGTACGAGGAGCTTTTGAAGTGA